The Scomber scombrus chromosome 5, fScoSco1.1, whole genome shotgun sequence genome window below encodes:
- the arrb1 gene encoding beta-arrestin-1: MGDKGTRVFKKASPNGKLTVYLGKRDFVDHVDLVEPVDGVVLIDPEYLKERKVFVTLTCAFRYGREDLDVLGLTFRKDLFVANVQAFPPLPEEKKSLTRLQERLIKKLGEHAYPPLHLPGTYPTYPLTFQIPLNLPCSVTLQPGPEDTGKACGVDFEVKAFCAENVEEKIHKRNSVRLVIRKVQYAPEKPGPQPTAETTRQFLMSDKPLHLEASLDKQIYYHGEPISVNVHVTNNTNKTVKKMKISVRQYADICLFNTAQYKCPVATEESDDVVAPSSTFCKVFTLTPFLANNREKRGLALDGKLKHEDTNLASSTLLREGANKEILGIIVSYKVKVKLVVSRGGLLGDLAASDVSVELPFTLMHPKPMEESFYRDAADETPIDTNLIEFDTHDDDIVFEDFARQRLIGAKDDEDEDPVDSPNWTTDRGDERRPPPPLLLFAAICSVELTERLFINTADRPMASDVRLQDTKLSESQSAESIRGLVA; this comes from the exons ATGGGAGATAAAGGAACCAG AGTGTTTAAGAAAGCCAGTCCCAACGGAAAG CTGACCGTGTACCTGGGGAAGAGGGACTTTGTGGACCACGTGGACCTGGTGGAGCCTGTTG ACGGAGTGGTGCTGATTGACCCCGAGTACctgaaggagaggaaag TGTTTGTGACCCTGACGTGTGCGTTCCGGTACGGCCGGGAGGATCTGGACGTTCTGGGCCTGACGTTCAGGAAGGACCTGTTCGTGGCCAACGTGCAGGCGTTCCCTCCGCTGcctgaagagaagaagagtctCACTCGGCTGCAGGAACGCCTCATTAAAAAGCTGGGAGAGCACGCTTACCCCCCCCTTCACCTTCCAGGTACTTACCCTACTTACCCCCTCACCTTCCAG ATCCCTCTGAACCTGCCGTGCTCCGTCACCCTGCAGCCGGGCCCCGAGGACACCGGGAAG GCGTGCGGCGTGGACTTTGAGGTGAAAGCTTTCTGCGCTGAAAACGTTGAAGAGAAGATCCACAAAAG GAACTCGGTGCGTCTGGTGATCAGGAAGGTCCAGTATGCGCCGGAGAAGCCGGGTCCTCAGCCCACCGCTGAGACCACCAGACAGTTCCTGATGTCAGACAAACCTCTGCACCTGGAGGCGTCTCTGGACAAA CAGATTTATTACCACGGAGAACCGATCAGCGTCAACGTTCACGTCACGAACAACACGAACAAGACggtgaagaagatgaagatctCAG TGCGACAGTATGCAGATATCTGTCTGTTCAACACGGCTCAGTATAAATGTCCGGTGGCCACCGAGGAGTCAGA TGACGTCGTTGCTCCAAGTTCAACTTTCTGCAAAGTTTTCACTCTCACTCCGTTTCTGGCAAACAACCGAGAGAAGAGAGGACTGGCTCTGGACGGCAAGCTGAAGCACGAAGACACCAACCTGGCCTCCAGCACGCT GTTGAGGGAAGGAGCCAATAAGGAAATACTCGGCATCATCGTGTCCTATAAGGTCAAAGTGAAGCTGGTGGTTTCTCGAGGAGG GCTCCTGGGAGATCTGGCAGCAAG TGACGTCTCTGTGGAGCTTCCCTTCACTTTGATGCATCCGAAGCCGATGGAAGAATCTTTCTACAGAGACG ctGCTGATGAAACTCCAATAGACACAAACCTGATCGAGTTTGACACACA CGATGATGACATCGTCTTTGAGGACTTCGCCCGCCAGAGGCTGATCGGGGCGAAGGACGACGAGGACGAAGATCCGGTGGATTCTCCAAACTGGACGACAGATAGAGGCGATGAGCGCCggccgccgccgccgctgctgctgtttgctgctaTTTGTAGTGTGGAGCTAACGGAG AGGCTCTTCATCAACACTGCCGACCGGCCAATGGCGTCCGACGTCCGTCTGCAGGACACCAAACTGTCAGAGAGCCAATCAGCTGAGAGCATCCGGGGCCTCGTTGCATGA
- the or55e1 gene encoding olfactory receptor 52L1 produces the protein LSMNFSHSSFMFHGFPALQNHGRLLALPLCVCYLVALLGNCVLAQVICSTRSLHGPMYVLIAALCAVDVSVVTAIVPNALLGLLLGRDRISLGGCLTQMFVTHFLSSVESTLLLAMALDRYVAICQPLRYAEIVDSSVFVKLLLFTAVRSGSIMATLVGLAGSLRFCGSNSIRHCYCDHMALVSLACGSTASSRAAGVAVIVCFVGVDIPLIFFSYVKILSVVLRGAGASEERRKAFHTCGTHLMVMMCFYLVGSVTFLSHNLNIHIPTDANTFMGLMYILLPATVNPVIYGVRTKEIRNGFYRLFKLRAKKIVMVKVSPAGKS, from the coding sequence ctcagcaTGAACTTTTCCCACAGCAGCTTCATGTTTCATGGGTTCCCGGCGCTGCAGAACCACGGCCGTCTGCTGGCGCTGCCGCTGTGCGTCTGCTACCTGGTGGCGTTGCTAGGCAACTGCGTGCTGGCTCAGGTGATCTGCAGCACCAGGAGTCTGCACGGGCCCATGTACGTCCTCATCGCCGCGCTCTGTGCGGTCGACGTCTCCGTGGTGACGGCCATCGTCCCCAACGCGCTCCTCGGCCTCCTTCTGGGCCGGGACCGGATCTCGCTGGGTGGCTGCTTGACTCAGATGTTCGTCACTCACTTCCTGTCCTCGGTGGAGTCCACTCTGCTGCTGGCGATGGCGTTGGACCGCTACGTGGCCATCTGCCAGCCGCTACGCTACGCAGAGATCGTGGACTCGTCCGTGTTCGTGAAGCTGCTGCTCTTCACCGCGGTGCGCAGCGGCTCCATCATGGCCACGCTGGTGGGTCTGGCCGGTTCTCTGCGGTTTTGCGGCTCCAACAGCATCCGGCACTGCTACTGCGACCACATGGCGCTGGTCAGCCTGGCCTGCGGCAGCACCGCCAGCAGCAGGGCGGCCGGCGTAGCGGTGATCGTCTGCTTCGTAGGAGTGGACATTCCTCTCATCTTCTTCTCCTACGTGAAGATCCTGAGCGTCGTGCTGCGTGGCGCCGGTGCCAGCGAGGAGCGGCGGAAGGCGTTTCACACCTGCGGGACTCACCTGATGGTCATGATGTGTTTCTACCTGGTCGGCAGCGTCACCTTCCTCTCTCACAACCTGAACATCCACATACCGACCGACGCCAACACCTTCATGGGACTGATGTACATCCTGCTGCCGGCCACCGTCAACCCCGTCATCTACGGAGTTCGGACCAAAGAAATCAGAAACGGATTTTATCGACTTTTCAAACTGAGAGCAAAGAAAATCGTGATGGTGAAAGTTTCTCCTGCTGGTAAGAGTTAA